The region AAGTGTGGTAAGTTGTATGCATAAGATTCATTATAAGGTTTTGTTATATGTCAGATATTTTCCGTTAGTTCGGCCACTTGTTCCTGGATCGTCAAGTCAAGAGTGATACGACTAACATTATTGAAAACAGTTCCTTGAGTTTCGTTCAGATAAACATTCAACTAGATCCATTCTAGAggcaaattcaatttcaggtgaattTGTCATTGGAAGAGTAATCAAAGCCATGAATGCTAACTGGCATCCTGGCTGCTTCCGTTGTGAGGAGTGTAGCGGTGAATTAGCAGAGACTGGTTTCATGAAATGCCAAGGAAGAGCATTGTGTCATACCTGTAACGCTCGAATAAAAGCTGGGGCTCTTGGAAAGCATATCTGCCATCAATGCCAgtaagtatttattttttagaattttcttgttattcagatagtttaaaaataactagaatatgtatattgtagTATAATTTTCTACTAATCATTGActaaataatatttctatCTATAGTGGAATAATCGACGACAAACCGCTGCGTTTCCGTGGTGAAGTATATCATCCCTACCATTTCAACTGCACGGCTTGCGGGATTGAGTTGAATGCTGATGCCAGAGAAGTTAGGTCCAGGCCTGGATTTGCGGCTAATGAGATGGTATTTTggcattgaatttttttcttttcatacgTAAGCCACAGCTGAACAGCTGTGTTTCATATCGATACTCGTATGTTGTCACTACCCTATATTGACTGACAACAAAATAAAGCCCTTCAAAGTCGGCCTGACGCATGTCTcatttgttttcatattttttacatcaattATAACATTAGAGCTATCTGCTGAGATAAATGCCTACTTTTAATTTCCTGATTTAAAGATGCTACAACATTAACATACCTGCTTGATATAAATGCATACATCATGTATTTTACAGAATGAACTATATTGTCTGAGATGTCACGACAAAATGGGAATACCGATCTGCGGAGCTTGCCGGCGTCCGATAGAAGAAAGAGTTGTCACTGCCTTGGGAAAACATTGGCACGTGGAACACTTTGTTTGTGCAAAGTGCGAGAAGCCATTCTTAGGTCATCGTCACTACGAGAAAAAGGGCCTTGCTTACTGTGAGACTCATTATCACCAGCTCTTTGGAAACCTATGTTTTGTTTGCAACCAAGTAATTGCTGGAGATggtaagttttttttgtttttttacaacttgGTAAAGATTTCGAATATCATACAGTGGTCACTTTGATTCTTTGATTACTCCTAAGTCGTTTCCTTATTTATTGACCCAATCTTTCTTTTATTGGGTTACTTCAGCATGAGTGCCTATCGTTTATAACATTTAGTAGATAGCACCTTGTTCTAATTTccagtaaaattttcaactagTCTGCAGTGGATACTTTCCAATAATTACCagcaattaaatttttgccaatCAAATACTAGAAAAGTATTAgacaattgaatttcacttaCAATTCGTTGCAAAATAGTAGAATAATTACTATCAAACTTTGTCTTCTTGCAAATTAGTGAAAGCACTTTTTCTTATTGCAAATTACGAGAGTCTAgtactatattattatacctaaatAACAAATTGAACCATAACTTTACGAGGAGTATTATTCGAATAAATGTcacaataatttatatttatgttaATCTTCTGATTAGTAAATTGCTGCAGTTTACTTTCATCATAGTTTAATAAAATTCGCAGCAACAGAATTACATTTATAATTCGACAAGCCTCATatgtttataattaaaattaagttgtaagttttttacaaatcattctttattccattttatttGCAGTTTTTACGGCATTAAACAAAGCATGGTGCGTACATCATTTTGCTTGCGCATTTTGTGACCAAAAGATGAACCAAAAGACAAAATTCTTCGAATTTGACTTAAAACCCGCTTGCAAGAAATGCTACGAGAAATTTCCCCAGGAATTGAAAAGGCGTATGCGTCGTATGTACGAtttaaatccaaaaaaaatacctgcctaaacaaataataaaatacttttaccagatgtgtttaaaaaaaagtacatgtatgtttatatatttattgtgcTTAGCAATTGCCGTTTAAAATTACATTAGACAAAGATCATTCTTTGAAGAAGTAATCAAAGTAAAACGTAACATTGATTAAATTTGTCCCCAAGactacaaaaatattttatataactgactttatttttaagtaaatatttatcacgtaatggaaaaatattacttGGCCAACTAACGCGCATCTTCTAATTATTCGATATGTACTGTTCGCATTCTGATATTCGGATTTTTCCAAGTATACCTAGAGGATGAACAACCATTTCGATCTAATATTGAAGCATTCTCAAATGTTCGTGCCTTACACCTAGCTTAGGAATAGAAAAAGTATCGCTTATCATAATTCGCAGTAATTATCTTACATTTGACTGACGAGTTATTAATGCATCATAATATACTacacaaataattatacaaacagAAATTTTACACGTATACAGTATCCACacaatatacattataatgCTGAtctgtgaatattttcatcactttaTAGTGGGAGTCCTtagtaaatttttaatggtGCTTTTCTATAAATCAAATTGTTATGTTGCACGTTGTaacaacatatatatatgtataagaaaaatgaatattaccTATTTTGTAATACACTTTCAAGTCAAGTATATTATGTAATATTACTGCTTCGGAAAACTAAACAATTTTACATTATTGTATTaacaaattgtttgaaaaaaaatatatattatatgtgtaaTCTCGAAAACCGACCTGTCTTATTTTCCGTTTTACTTGACCTGGTGTATGAGATAAGTATAATGGAGGGTAGGTCACGCTTAGAGATAAGCCaccaataagaaaaaaagataacagaaaaaaattgtagtacCTACATAAATGCGTTATTGCTTGGCGGCCATATAACAACTTGAGTATACGTTCCCGCAATACGTTGGTCTGATAAAATGAGTCTACGGTACACACACGTACGCAGAATATTCACTTTCAAGTTACACCATTTAAAATCGATATTAAAACTTTCCGAAAAAGCATAGCTAGTATCTTTTTATCTGATAGCAGAGCAATATCCAAACGGTATCTGTCAGGAGTGGCTGATAAGGTATCAGTTGCGAAGACTGGTAACCAATTTATAGTCATATTACTGTACTCTGCCAAGGAATTCGTGCTCATGTTCTTTTATGGAAAACGTTTTTAGTGTCCAGACAACTTAACGTATACTTTTacaacaagaaagaaaaacaggaTTTGTATAGTGATTACAGCGTATGGATTATTGTGTTCAAATAAAACTGTAAGTCTACATTTTTCTGTACGCATCATGTGTTTAAATAAAACCGTAAACTTGCATGTTCTTGTACTTCATCTcacataaaatttttgtacgacTATCTGCACTTATGTCAACATTAAAATTCACTAAAAatcaaatagaaaatttgattctttataataacaaattagTTTCTTCGGACATTGCGCGTGACatgcaaatttttcaagatatAAACAAGATACCAAAGTTGAATACATATTACCGTTAATTGAATATTATGTTTGACacttacatttttcaataatactgTGTATTATGATAACAGTGTGAAACGAATATCGAACCAATACATGaatcaccttttttttcttccgtatCTCAATTTTCACTGATTTACCAATGCATTACGAATGAATTACACACAAAGTTCTGTTGAGTTGATATTATTTCGTAAACTCTTACTGTATTACAAATATGTAAAATGCAAGAATTTCCAAGACGTCAAGTACACACATAAGAATAGGAAGTGAGAGAATTACAATTGCTCAATGTTTCAATATACTGTAGGTACATGCAGGTAGTAGTTGGAAGGTTCAGTTTGCTTTACTGAAACTGAAGTTACTTTACATTTAATTGTTCAATGTACATATTCATGTGCCTCGTTTCTAATAACTTTAAATGGTTCTACGAACTCAGCTCGTTTATAATGAATCATCAGCAgcaaatatatataatctACCCAGCATTCCTTATAAATCAAACAGTTTGTCTTATCAACTTGAAATACATGCCTCAGTCTTAGCTGcattcgtataatttttcaagaaatatgtactatatacctatgtacccGGTGAACTATGTTGACAGAGCTAGGACAAAGAATGATTTTCTCTTGTGTACATCTCAAGTATGGTAATAattaacatacatatattcatagacaaataaaaaaatagccgtatacatattatatttagaTGAGTTACCGTCAACTGTGAATCCAATGCAGACAACATAAGACGTCGCATACATGATAATACTTGtgcataacaataatgaagAGATGATTCGGACTATGCATAACTGCTGTAAACAAAGAAGTGTCGCATTAAtgtgatgaataaatttccaaCGATGTCATCGTCCCCAGATCACAGCTACAATCGCCTCGATGGAACAGAAAGTATTACAACCAGGTGAGGCCAATTGATGTGCCGTGAAAATAAACTTTGAGCTATATTCATAACTATCGctatacgataaaattttattttcagccTGAGCTAAAGTtacagaaaaacaattacTTGAGTCTTATCTGATATGCACGTTTTTAAAAGTTGCAACTTTTAATTAAAACTTCGGTATTTCTGATGACAGTGCAGTGTCATTTCGCAGAATTTATGACTAACGCAGAATTGCGATACTTGCTTCATCATTCTCATGAGAATTCTATTTTTACTTACACTTTAATGTGttgtatatttaattaaaacctAATGTTCACAGCCTGGACACTGCCAGTCTTCCGAGACCACTTCCGAGAAATGATTATCTCGCAAAACACAACTCCACATACGTTCCACACAATCGATTGTCTCGATATGCAACGGCACTTACTAATCTGGTCCCTATTAGGTTCAAAAGGTGTGTTGTCGACAATACatgaaataacaataatctACCTTATGGAATAATTTCACAAATGTATtaaatgtatgcataaaaatattaattaggatgtgttttaaaaatttcaaataagtaCTTTTCATAATCACCATAGATGACAGAAAGAATTATCGTTACATTAATGTTACAGTCACGAATCGCAATACGTTAGCCACGCATTCAATTGAACATAACGTAAAACTAGATTGTTAAATACTGGATGGTCTAAAAACTTCTCATCTGAATGTAACACTAATATAAACTACAACATATATTATTCTGCATGTAGAACACCTGGATCAGAATTACCTGTAGATAAAATCGGCCTGTTTTCGAGCGTGTCATTTAGTTGGTTGAACGAATACTTATCCGCCGGTTGCAAAAATGGGATGAGAAATAAAGCGTTGCCTACAGCTGCAGCCCAAGATTCATGCCAAATAAATGGCCCCAGGTGAgtacaatttatttacactGATCATTTTCAGGTAAATTAATAGGTGTAATCCGACGTCGCTGTCAAGGATGCAGCACTTAATTATTTTATGAGATAAAATTGCGCAACGCACAAACGTGTATCAGTAATGAACTTACTCGATCCATTAAGAATTACTGTTTGATGTTAGTCATGCATTTTCGACTAACCAGCTGATTCATCTTTAACACAGATTAGATGGATTATGGCATGCACATGTGGTGGAGCGTGGACAGGCGGGTGCATCGGTACCTCGGATAGCATGGAAATTCGTAAGAACGCGAGTTTTGATGGCATCTTTCATTTATATGCTGGGCACACTAATTTCTCTTATAGGTCCGGTAAGTCATTTTATATTAGCTATATAGATTTGTCAATCATTGTTACATCTgtatgtttcagatttttcttctccaagGAATTATTTCAGCTATAGAAGATAGAAATGCAATATACAATAACACCATAAACGGTACAGCTACTATTCCAAATCATAATTCTTCATCAATTGTGAACAGTTCGTTTAAAAACCATGGTAAAGCGCTAAATGACATGCTGAGTGAATCAGCAACAAAACCATCGGTTGGCCGAGGAATTATCAACAAATTGCCAGACTCTGTTAAACACTTGATTATGATAGACGaagcaattattttttgcaacatCATAGTACTGATTCTTgctgaaataatttcttactTCTTAATTGCGTGGAGTTCAACCCTCAATCTCAGGTGAGTTCCTTGTTAGGAGTAAAACGATATACCTACAAGATTTGCCTTTAACACCATTTTATCAACACTACGCTGAAAAAGTTCATATTACTGGAATTTATTTAAAGAAGTGAATATGTATTGATAGACAGTAATTTTTACTGCTATTCTATTACATCAAGATTCTAAGTCAAAGTATTTTGAACTCATCAGAATATGTGTCCACTGATATGCTCTAGGAGCCAGCGTGGATGAAATTCAGATATAGTCAGTTATTAGTTTATACTTCGTCATATTGTAAATagattatcaaaatttaaaacaacACGTAATAAATGCTCCATCAATTCTCCAATAATATCTCGATACTTACGACTAGTTATGTTTATGTAGAACAGCATCACGTTTAAGGTCAGCCTGTTTAGCATTGGTCTATAAAAAGTTGATTCACTCTTCTGTGAGATATCGAGCTTCAGCATACCaggtaaatttaatttatggAATAAGAACataaattttctgtaaaaaaaaaaactttttatgtTAGATGTTACTTTGAAATCTTAAAATCATTTTGCTATCATCGCTacacaataattaaaaatttcattccagaCGATAACTTACTTTGTCCCGGACAGCGATACTTTGTACGAACTCATCACGAATGGCCCACTGATTTTCACAGGACCAATTATATTAATACTGATCTCACTTTTTGTCTGGCACCTCATGGGGAATTGGGCTCTAATCAGTATTGTTGTATTAATACTCTTTTACCTGTGCTTGGTAATTTCAACTTATAATCATAGACCAATGTTGTacttcaaaaaaatgtttttccctACGAAGTAGTACGGTATACATTGCGTGATAATCGATCACTTTCGTGTACCGGTAGCTAAATGACGCACAAGTATTTGAACGAATATTTTCTCTTTACAGATACTTACAGCATATTTAACATCTGTTTTTGCAACTAAGACATCGGATTATTCATTGACTAGAATGTCTTTAGTTGAGGAATTTGTAAGTAATATACACCTCTCTAAAATGACCCTGTGGGACAACTgttttagaaataaaatagaagGTATGTTTGAATAATATGCGATAATATTGGCCTCTTGAAATTTGATGTGTTTAAATTTAAGGCtgataatattcatattcttATCTCTCGATATCCTGTCTGGTGAATGTGATTAATTTGATTCAGACGTACGGAAAAAGGAATTGGTCGAAATGCGACTTGGGGGCTTAAGTGAGGGCTGGAGTTTATCTATGGTGCACTTTATCCCTGTAATAACTGTTTGTACAGCTACTATAGCCAGACTACTGACCATGAAGTACGTCGAATCGGCAGACGTAAGATGTCATTTCCTTATTAACAcgctgaaaataaattatacatgtaacaGTTagttaaacaaataataagaGATGGAATAACcacataaattcaaatttacagTTTAAGAACATACTAAGCAAATCGATTTTATACTCAAATCAGTATTAATCATAACGCTGCAAAATAGATATTTTCCGATTTCAGTACATGGTCATGTTAGTGATCTTGCTAATCAACCTAAAACAGTGCGTACGAAGCAGCTGGTTAGCAATGAGCAGTATATCAAGAGGAAGTACGTCCCTAAATAAGTTGAAGGTGAGGAACCATCCTAGTAGACACGTGTAGTACAAATGCGAACATATGTAGTACTTGCTGATTTTTTCTCAGGCAGTTTTAATGCTGAAGGAAGCAGACAGATACCCGGACAAACCAATAGACAAAAATTTAGCAATAACAGTAAATCGAGGAAATTTCAAGTGGGTACAGGATAAACAGGTCGTCGATAGCCCAGGCAAACGAACTTCCCAGTAAGATGGTCTTTTTTATACTCTGTACAATGTGCCTTGTTCGACTTCTTGTACACAAGTTAGATACGtcagttatttttctttcgtacaGTTGTGAAAATATTCCAAACATTTTACAGGTTTTACTTAGAAAATCAAGACGGACCTCCAATTCGTTTCAATGCATTATCAGTTACACACACATTAAccgatattaatttttatgcaCCAAAAGTAGGTACAAATTATtacatgaattttcatttaatagCATGAAGAATCAACTCGATTGATGAATCAATTAACGTTAGATATTTTTGCCTTTACTTTTCATCAAGTAACCGTTTATGTTCCGTTTAATTTCAAAGGGAAAATTAATAGGAATTTGCGGTCAACCTGGTTCTGGGAAAAGCTCGCTTCTCCTTGCTCTGATGGGGCATTTACACCACATTAGTGGGCATGTAACCAGGGATGGTACGTGTAGCTATGTTTCTGAAACACCTTGGTTACTCGAAGGAACACTAAAGGAGAATATCATTTTTGGAGAGACATTTGACTCAAATAGGTATGTTACTTGAGAACTCAAAATATACTAAAAGTTATTACAACACTAAAAGTCACTCGTTCCTACAAAATACACTCAAACGGAAACATCAGCATAACACATTATTACGCTCCgaaacttaattttttcatcagaaatgaaaaagtttcaaacatgTAACaatgattaaaatatttttcacctccaagtataatgataaaaaaaatgaagaattgaTCATTATTGTGAAGTTGTAGTGTATTACacttttgataaaatttcagatatttcAGTGGTTGTAGTTTTGTCGTGAAGAAAACAATACAGTTTAAAAGAACTGTATGCTTCTGtacatttcgaaatttttatagatAATTATCATACCGTTTCCTAGAAATTGTGTCGTCACATTAAACATTAAGTACAGTAACTTGATATGACTTTCAGATATTACAAGGCACTCCAGTCTTGTCAGTTAAATGCAGATATTACTTTACTACCTGCATCAGATGACACTGATCTTACAGAAGTGAATTTAAGTCCTGCTCAAAAACAGAGAATCACTTTAGCCAGAGCAGTGTATGCTCGTAGAGATATAAATCTACTGGATAATCCGCTCGCTGACGTAAGCGATGTGAATGAAAGtaatcaaatatttgaaaagtgcttCCTAGAAGCTATGGGAAGAAAGACTGTCATTATGGTCtctgaaaaaatacaagtatGCAGCTATTACTGAGGATAGATGACATTAATTAATGATACCGACGATAAAATTCTggtattgaattttaattgttattgttaGTTTTTGAACAGGTGCGACACTATTTACGTTATGCGAGAAGGACGAATTGTTGAGCAAGGATCGCACGAAGAGCTCATTCGATGGGATAGCGAATATATTCGACTTATTCGTTCATACATGAAAAAGTATCAACGAAGGTACTACAGGTAAATAAAGTTGGCTTCTATTGGGTGATTTGTATACAATATCTTATAACTACCATATAAATAAGTTGTACATTACTTATGATTGCCATTGCATAGCATAATCAAATGTTAAGAGTACACAAGGAAACATAGTAGTGTTCCGGCGATAGTTTTCCATCCGCCGCGCAAGCTCGATGAGCTTTTGGAGGAGGGAACGGGCATATTCACGAGTCGTATAACTATGGAATTGAGTACATCCTCTTCAACTTAATACTAATATTTGACTTTACGATAAACCACATACCACCGTATATGATCACCATCACTGTCTTTCTTACActatgaattattttattttcacagagATGGAGAACCAATAAGTCCATCATCTGCTCAATTATTAATGATAGCAACGCCGAGAGGAGTTTTGAGTAGTTCAAGTACAAATGCATCTTTGGATAGTATGCTGGATGAAGTGAGTATAACTGTTCATTTTGtaaagtaaaatatatttttgattaaatttcgACGGAGATTCGGGggtatttttttgtcttcatCAAACatattacgaaattattaaatattacgAATTTCCTGCAAGTAGTAGTAgggaaaattcattcaaaagtACATAAATTAGAGAAACGTTATTCTTCATGAAGGGATAAAACAGTAATATTGTGATCGAATTCTAGGAACGTCGTTTATAAATGTTCTACATATTGATAATGTCTTACCAAAAATACCATATCCTGCtctttattttgtattctAAGCGTTATATATTAACCCAAACTTTCATTTTAACCCAGGTTTGTAAAACTCGGCACTATTACTGCGTTATCTTAGCTTTAAAATTATATGTTCATGTTTATTGTTTTACCGCAGGAAGACTCAGCTCCACTGAAACATGAACTGAATTCCGAATTCCCAGTGAAATTCAGTACAGATGCGAAAAAACCAGTTGTGGAATATGGACTATACGTAAAAAACTCTGGCGGATGGTTTAAAGCAATCGTCATATGTACCATTTCCATGTTTTGTGCCTTCATTATAGCCGTAGGACCATTAGCATTTGCATATATAGCGGAAGTGAGTATAATTTCCGTGAGCATATTCAATCACTTTTACTGCATGGTTGCAGTTTTGTACCGATTGACTAATCCCAACAACGCTGCAGTTATTTTTGCCATCATGCGTAGCTGTAAAGTTAAGCAATAAGCCcagtaattatatttattgcaaGTTTTTAGATTCATGACTTCATCATCTTTTTATTTCGTTGCAGAGGACGATTGATGACAACGTACACATTATGATTGTATTTGCATCAATGGTTGGCTCCATGATATTATTCAGTTTAATTTTAATGCTACTATATAATAACGTGAGTAAATTCGTTTAGCTAGAATTATGAAATAAAGTGAATTTCACGAAATAAGCGCACTGTATCTATTATCCATAGGCTGTCTTCAAAGCTGCAAAAAAGCTACACTGCCAATGGATTAATGGACTCTATACAGCACAAATGTCTCTTTTTACAATGACACCAATTTCTGTTCTTCTCAATACATGCAGTCTGAACTTGTATGAAGGTATACCTGTATATTAAGCAATTACAAAAATGTAATAGAAAATCTGATGTACCAAAGAGTTTTTTCGTTGTACACGTAAAACTGGTTATGAAAGTTACATTTGAATATTTAGATTGCAActtgaaattaatattataatcaaTGATTTCAGTTGACTCTGTACTGCCAAGGTCGATAATAACCATACTGATGCATGCCGGGATTAGTATGTTTAGCTCGGCTATACTTGGACTCGTCTCACCGTGGCTACTCATACCGATCACGCTATTTGTTATTGCAGCAATTTCGTACAGCCTATATGTTCGGTGAGTTAATCCAAAGTATGATTATTGATCAAACAatgttttataataatataaaagcACAACGGATACTTATAAGCATCTCCAACTTCCAGTTTGTGTTGATCGTTTTCCATTTAAAAGTATTACAAGTTGATATTACAGTCTCGACAACTCCATATTCAGATTCAGGAAGAATCAAATACCAGCTTCCTTATGCTTGATGTATCAAATAATGAACTGCGCATATATTAATCTATGTTTATTCTCAATTATAGCGGAGCTATAACAGGATTATATGAAGTAAAAGTCAACTCTGCTATACCAATGTATAATCACGCTTTCAATACCATTGACGGGCGCACAACTATTCAAGCCTACCATAAGgaaaaagattttaaaaaGAAGTGAGTGGTTTCATTTGTCaacttttattcaaaatttcttaTAAGATTCTATATTCACCCAGATAAATTCGTAACTCATCTCCGGATCATGTAGGTGTATagtaatgaaaagaaaacttttgcAACTATTTTGACGAATCAAATTCATACGTAATTTGTTGTGGCTTACTCATTATTTAGCATTTATTGGTGTATAAACTTATCAATTTACGTATTTTGTGTTGCAGGTTTTACAGATACTGCGATCATAATTCAACCTACAATTTTATGTTACATGCGATTAAATTATGGATGGAATATAGAATCAAATTATTAGGAGGTGAGACTTACTTATTAGTTATTGAACGCCTTTAGTATGAGCAGTGCTTCAGTTTCTTAAGAATCAATGCATTTTGAATCTGTAGTTTCAATTAAGTAATAATTAGGCATTTGATTTCACAGCATTGACATTAGGAGCAGTAATATTAATTTGCGTCATACTGTCCAgtatccgtcatcgatttgaGTTAATGGTCTTGGCTACAATTTGTACGTTGCAATTAGTCGCTAGCACAGTCAGTATAACAGGAGCAAGTGCAAGTGCATATACTAGTTTTATGGCAATCACAGGACTAGATTTTTATGTTGAGgtgaatattattttacatttcaatttcacttgTATGAGATATAACATTTAACCAGTTATCATTACTTTAATTAAAATCCTTGACTGAATCATGCTGATTTTTATAGAACATTCCGAAAGAAATACCTGGAAATGTCAGTATGCCTACAAATTGGCCAATCGATGCCagtattaaatttgaaaatgttacaTTGTCTATGAGCGTAAATACAGATCCAGATCTAGACACATTAAATTTTGAAGTTGCttctggtgaaaaaattggtttGTATATCAGTTAGAATTGGCTTTATTTTCTTATGGAAGCTTGTATGCttctagaaaaattttaagggtgtaagatattttatttgacCATCTTTTTTTGTAGCACTAATCGGTTCTCAAACAAATGGCAAGATATCTATAGTATCTGcgttgtataaatttatagaaGTTCATTCGGGAAAGATTTGTATAGGAAATACGAACATCAGCGACGTTCCAATGGACAAGCTAAGGCAGTGTATTACTTTTATACCAGGTGATCCTTTGCTTTTCAATGGCAGTATAAAGTAAGTTACGCCTAATAATATGAAGTACAATATAAGCTTAACTCGTCATCAAGTCACTGTTTCGGCTTGAAgctatcaatttttatcaaacttgACCATATTGCAGCACTGAAATGCTTTATTAATCGTTCAAACCCTTTTATATCTTAACATCTTCAGTTAATTTGtagtattttgtaaactcCATTACAAGAAACAATTGCATTCGCAATTCATATAATTCATAATAAGTGTACACCAAACAACCATATGAAAATACTGAGGCCTCTTAACAACGAAGTTGTTACATCATTACCTATGCTGCTAAAACGATCAAATAAATCTTTATTATCTAGATACAATCTGGATCCAATGGGTAAGGTGTCCGAAAAAGAATTAATGGTTGCTCTGCAGAGAGTTTTTCTTTGGGAAAAGGTTTCAAAACTTGAAGAGAAGTTGGAAAGCGATGCCACTAATTGCTTT is a window of Neodiprion pinetum isolate iyNeoPine1 chromosome 4, iyNeoPine1.2, whole genome shotgun sequence DNA encoding:
- the LOC124217922 gene encoding ATP-binding cassette sub-family C member 12-like isoform X1; this encodes MNKFPTMSSSPDHSYNRLDGTESITTSLDTASLPRPLPRNDYLAKHNSTYVPHNRLSRYATALTNLVPIRFKRTPGSELPVDKIGLFSSVSFSWLNEYLSAGCKNGMRNKALPTAAAQDSCQINGPRLDGLWHAHVVERGQAGASVPRIAWKFVRTRVLMASFIYMLGTLISLIGPIFLLQGIISAIEDRNAIYNNTINGTATIPNHNSSSIVNSSFKNHGKALNDMLSESATKPSVGRGIINKLPDSVKHLIMIDEAIIFCNIIVLILAEIISYFLIAWSSTLNLRTASRLRSACLALVYKKLIHSSVRYRASAYQTITYFVPDSDTLYELITNGPLIFTGPIILILISLFVWHLMGNWALISIVVLILFYLCLILTAYLTSVFATKTSDYSLTRMSLVEEFVSNIHLSKMTLWDNCFRNKIEDVRKKELVEMRLGGLSEGWSLSMVHFIPVITVCTATIARLLTMKYVESADYMVMLVILLINLKQCVRSSWLAMSSISRGSTSLNKLKAVLMLKEADRYPDKPIDKNLAITVNRGNFKWVQDKQVVDSPGKRTSQFYLENQDGPPIRFNALSVTHTLTDINFYAPKGKLIGICGQPGSGKSSLLLALMGHLHHISGHVTRDGTCSYVSETPWLLEGTLKENIIFGETFDSNRYYKALQSCQLNADITLLPASDDTDLTEVNLSPAQKQRITLARAVYARRDINLLDNPLADVSDVNESNQIFEKCFLEAMGRKTVIMVSEKIQFLNRCDTIYVMREGRIVEQGSHEELIRWDSEYIRLIRSYMKKYQRRYYRDGEPISPSSAQLLMIATPRGVLSSSSTNASLDSMLDEEDSAPLKHELNSEFPVKFSTDAKKPVVEYGLYVKNSGGWFKAIVICTISMFCAFIIAVGPLAFAYIAERTIDDNVHIMIVFASMVGSMILFSLILMLLYNNAVFKAAKKLHCQWINGLYTAQMSLFTMTPISVLLNTCSLNLYEVDSVLPRSIITILMHAGISMFSSAILGLVSPWLLIPITLFVIAAISYSLYVRGAITGLYEVKVNSAIPMYNHAFNTIDGRTTIQAYHKEKDFKKKFYRYCDHNSTYNFMLHAIKLWMEYRIKLLGALTLGAVILICVILSSIRHRFELMVLATICTLQLVASTVSITGASASAYTSFMAITGLDFYVENIPKEIPGNVSMPTNWPIDASIKFENVTLSMSVNTDPDLDTLNFEVASGEKIALIGSQTNGKISIVSALYKFIEVHSGKICIGNTNISDVPMDKLRQCITFIPGDPLLFNGSIKYNLDPMGKVSEKELMVALQRVFLWEKVSKLEEKLESDATNCFTAGERKLIFFARVILRKTIKIMIIEESVTDLGPDVEKKIEIILRDIFPDHTVIVLSTQRVRYCQRTLVLSNGKINESANRKSSTSQHSLASSEVLVTAAMNSVFETSF